The region TCCGACGAGAGGCGCCGAGTCGACTCGTATCCATCTCGACGCTCCTCTCACGAGCTCTGGCGATGCACGGATGGGCGGAGACGCGAACGCTCGCCCACACTTGGCGGCTTCCGAGAAAGGATGTGACGAATTGCTTGCACGAGCTCCGTTCTCGGGGCGAGCTCTCCGAGTGCGCACTCGTCACCGAGGGAGGGCGCCGGCGAACCGGCTGGATCCGTCCGCGAGATCTCGCGCTCGCGGCGCGGTTGGGGGAGGCCCGGAATCCTGTGGACCATGGTGTCCTACTATCACCTTTCGACGGGCTGCTCTGGGATCGGGAGCGAGTGCAACTGCTCTTCGGTTTCGACCAGGTTCTCGAAGTCTACAAGCCTGCGGCGAAGCGCCGGTACGGTTACTACTGCATGCCCGTCCT is a window of Vicinamibacteria bacterium DNA encoding:
- a CDS encoding crosslink repair DNA glycosylase YcaQ family protein, whose amino-acid sequence is LTKRLLHALWSSGDLAIRARPNFHRLYDLTERVIPDAIRREAPSRLVSISTLLSRALAMHGWAETRTLAHTWRLPRKDVTNCLHELRSRGELSECALVTEGGRRRTGWIRPRDLALAARLGEARNPVDHGVLLSPFDGLLWDRERVQLLFGFDQVLEVYKPAAKRRYGYYCMPVLAGDRLVSRCDLKADRDTGTLRVLSLLEEPGCTGEMREATRTAIARLASALGRRPTGLPSPRKAK